One window of the Montipora foliosa isolate CH-2021 chromosome 4, ASM3666993v2, whole genome shotgun sequence genome contains the following:
- the LOC138000679 gene encoding uncharacterized protein: protein MDCSMKCFQRSTHVRYVIITRIDVLKMKNLFSNPLFIAAVIDFSIQWALWLVASFLQTEMFFDLAGSSTFILLTWHSIRKTGRFHVRQLIQSGCVTLWGLRLGLYLFHRILNDGKDARFDKVRGNPIIFLIYWTLQGVWVWITLWPTLVLNTTAKDERLTWKDYFGWSLWLIGFLLEATADRQKSQFLADPANKEKWISTGLWSLSQHPNYLGEILMWSSLFLPASSVMSGYQYWSAISPLFVAYLLIRVSGIPIIEKRGLKKWGHLARYQMYRQNTAKLIPYIW, encoded by the coding sequence ATGGACTGTTCAATGAAGTGTTTTCAACGATCAACTCATGTACGTTACGTAATAATTACTAGGATAGATGTACTCAAGATGAAAAACCTCTTTTCGAATCCCCTCTTTATTGCTGCAGTAATAGACTTTAGCATTCAATGGGCGTTATGGCTGGTAGCCTCCTTTCTTCAAACGGAGATGTTCTTCGATTTAGCCGGATCGTCCACTTTCATTCTCCTGACCTGGCATTCCATTCGTAAGACCGGGAGATTTCATGTGCGTCAACTTATTCAGTCTGGTTGTGTTACTTTGTGGGGACTTCGTTTGGGGCTGTACCTCTTTCACCGAATTTTAAACGACGGAAAGGACGCTCGTTTTGACAAAGTTCGGGGAAATCCTATAATTTTTCTGATTTACTGGACTCTCCAAGGCGTTTGGGTGTGGATCACTTTATGGCCGACTCTTGTTTTAAACACCACGGCCAAAGATGAGAGGTTGACCTGGAAGGATTATTTTGGGTGGTCTCTTTGGCTAATTGGATTTCTGCTTGAAGCAACTGCTGATCGCCAAAAGTCGCAATTCCTTGCTGACCCAGCTAATAAGGAAAAGTGGATCTCAACAGGTCTCTGGAGTTTAAGTCAACACCCCAACTACCTTGGTGAGATCCTAATGTGGTCGAGCTTGTTCCTTCCCGCCTCTTCAGTGATGTCCGGTTACCAGTATTGGAGTGCGATTTCTCCATTGTTTGTGGCTTATTTACTGATCCGTGTTAGTGGTATTCCAATAATAGAGAAGCGAGGCTTAAAGAAATGGGGTCACCTAGCTCGATACCAAATGTACCGTCAAAACACTGCCAAACTGATACCATACATCTGGTAG